The Primulina eburnea isolate SZY01 chromosome 8, ASM2296580v1, whole genome shotgun sequence genome contains a region encoding:
- the LOC140838966 gene encoding uncharacterized protein, whose translation MAMMRHSMNADISYYKAWKGKELAENMMKGDPTQSFNKLSCYLHMVEQMNRGSITDIFVDEENRFKYMFLAFGACVRGYRSIGKVVSIDGTWLKGKYNGVLLVASAQDGNYHQYPLAWRIVDVEYTSSWSWFLTKLLEVVQDEDELVIISDRHQGIINAVSTVYRNAHHGHCTWHLSQNMKTRCKKKGATEMFLHIAKIYKTFEFDIAYNDFRNRYPEAAQYLDERDSLDRWTRAYCPKTRYNIMTTNGVESINTRLLEERKLPIIALLDSLQKLASSWFVRYRQASIASNTNLTPTIEGILRSRFTDAQGMQVFELGRLEFDVKSRGHSAIVDLESKRCTCRVFDIDIIPCAHAIAASWLANIDLYDMSSQYCSTMSWCMAYSETVYPVPDENEWPRNINFPLVLPPLLEKRVGRRKQIRFPSIGEFSKR comes from the coding sequence ATGGCGATGATGCGCCACAGTATGAATGCTGATATATCATACTACAAGGCTTGGAAAGGGAAAGAACTAGCAGAAAATATGATGAAAGGTGATCCTACGCAGAGTTTTAataaattgagttgttatttgCACATGGTTGAGCAGATGAATCGAGGAAGCATAACAGATATATTTGTCGACGAGGAAAATCGATTCAAGTATATGTTTCTTGCTTTTGGTGCATGCGTTAGAGGATATCGAAGTATTGGAAAAGTTGTATCAATTGATGGTACGTGGTTGAAGGGCAAATATAATGGTGTTTTACTAGTGGCATCGGCACAAGATGGAAATTATCACCAATATCCTTTGGCGTGGAGAATCGTAGATGTCGAGTATACTTCTTCGTGGAGTTGGTTTTTAACGAAGTTGTTAGAAGTAGTACAAGACGAGGATGAATTGGTGATAATTTCTGACAGGCATCAGGGGATCATTAATGCGGTTTCTACTGTCTATAGAAATGCGCATCATGGTCATTGTACGTGGCATTTATCCCAAAACATGAAGACTAGATGCAAAAAGAAGGGTGCAACCGAAATGTTTTTGCACAttgcaaaaatttataaaactttCGAGTTTGATATTGCATACAATGATTTTAGGAATAGATATCCTGAGGCAGCGCAATATTTGGACGAGAGAGACTCACTTGATAGATGGACTAGAGCGTATTGTCCGAAGACCCGTTACAATATTATGACGACAAACGGGGTTGAGTCGATCAATACTAGACTACTTGAAGAAAGGAAGCTGCCAATCATTGCACTCTTAGATTCTTTACAGAAACTGGCCTCATCTTGGTTTGTCCGATATCGCCAGGCATCAATTGCAAGTAACACTAACTTGACCCCTACGATCGAGGGGATTCTTCGTAGCAGGTTCACAGATGCCCAAGGAATGCAAGTTTTTGAATTAGGGCGTCTGGAGTTTGATGTTAAGAGTCGTGGACATTCAGCCATAGTGGACCTCGAATCAAAAAGATGCACATGTCGAgtttttgatattgatataatCCCATGTGCTCATGCCATCGCAGCTAGTTGGTTAGCGAATATTGATCTATATGATATGTCTTCACAGTACTGTTCTACAATGTCATGGTGCATGGCTTACTCAGAGACTGTGTATCCCGTTCCAGATGAAAATGAATGGCCACGCAACATTAATTTCCCATTGGTGTTGCCTCCTTTGCTAGAGAAGAGAGTTGGCAGAAGAAAACAAATCAGATTTCCTTCGATTGGTGAATTCAGCAAGAGATAG
- the LOC140838967 gene encoding uncharacterized protein has translation MKCVASVDSFDNVHGYGIDENNCNINEQRHFDDYFHLNIVSVDRNNSSDFIDKAHNVDAMHVNRSNTDELYDEAHNVDAMHAIEVEANLVQSNDTNLDADVDIDSDTFSFTDDSNLFVGQEFPNREARIWTSLIKNDSRAFSVRTYCNTHTCGLTGRRKRIRGASSAVVRDMLVDNFQGHPVSIVPKAVMAMMHNSMNVDISYYKAWKRKELADNMMKGDPTQSFNKLSCYLHMVEQMNRESITDIFVDEENRFKYMFLAFGSCVRGYRSMRKVVSIDGTWLKGKYNGVLLVASAQDGNYHQYPLARGIVDVECTSSWSWFLTKLLEVVPDEDELVIISDRHQGIINANDFRNIYPEAAQYLDERDSLDRWTRAYCPKTRYNIMTTNGVEPINARLLEERKLPIIALLDSLQKLASSWFARYRQASIANNTNLTPTIEGILRSRFTDAQGMQVFELGRLEFDVRSRGHSAIVDLESKRCTCRVFDIDRIPCAHAIAASWLANIDLYDMSSQYCSTMSWCMAYSETVYPVPDENEWPRNINFPLVLPPLLEKRVGRRKQIRFLSIGEFSKR, from the exons ATGAAATGTGTTGCTTCTGTTGATTCTTTTGATAATGTGCACGGGTATGGTATTGATGAAAACAATTGCAATATTAACGAACAAAGGCATTTTGATGATTATTTTCACTTGAATATTGTTTCTGTGGATCGTAATAATAGCAGTGATTTTATCGACAAAGCGCATAACGTGGATGCCATGCATGTGAATCGTAGTAACACAGACGAGTTATATGATGAAGCGCATAACGTGGATGCCATGCATGCAATTGAGGTAGAGGCAAATTTGGTTCAAAGCAATGACACAAATTTGGATGCGGATGTGGATATTGATAGTGACACATTCTCATTCACGGATGATTCAAACTTGTTTGTTGGTCAAGAGTTTCCAAACCGAGAAGCG AGAATCTGGACCTCTTTGATTAAGAATGATTCACGTGCATTCTCCGTTCGAACATATTGTAATACACATACATGTGGTTTGACTGGGAGACGAAAGAGAATCCGTGGAGCAAGTTCTGCCGTTGTTCGTGATATGTTAGTGGATAATTTCCAAGGTCATCCAGTGTCAATTGTACCAAAAGCAGTGATGGCGATGATGCACAATAGTATGAATGTTGATATATCATACTACAAGGCTTGGAAAAGGAAAGAACTAGCAGACAATATGATGAAAGGTGATCCTACGCAGAGTTTTAataaattgagttgttatttgCACATGGTTGAGCAGATGAATCGAGAAAGCATAACAGACATATTTGTCGACGAGGAAAATCGATTCAAGTATATGTTTCTTGCTTTTGGTTCATGCGTTAGAGGATATCGAAGTATGCGAAAAGTTGTATCAATTGATGGTACGTGGTTGAAGGGCAAATATAATGGTGTTTTACTAGTGGCATCGGCACAAGATGGAAATTATCACCAATATCCTTTGGCGCGGGGAATCGTAGATGTCGAGTGTACTTCTTCGTGGAGTTGGTTTTTAACGAAGTTGTTAGAAGTAGTACCAGACGAGGATGAATTGGTGATAATTTCTGACAGGCATCAGGGGATCATTAATGCG AATGATTTTAGGAATATATATCCTGAGGCAGCGCAATATTTGGACGAGAGAGACTCACTTGATAGATGGACCAGAGCGTATTGTCCGAAGACCCGTTACAATATTATGACGACAAACGGGGTTGAGCCGATCAATGCTAGACTACTTGAAGAAAGGAAGCTGCCAATCATTGCACTCTTAGATTCTTTACAGAAACTTGCCTCATCTTGGTTTGCCCGATATCGCCaggcatcaattgcaaataacacTAACTTGACCCCTACGATCGAGGGGATTCTTCGTAGCAGGTTCACAGATGCCCAAGGAATGCAAGTTTTTGAATTAGGGCGTCTGGAGTTTGATGTTAGGAGTCGTGGACATTCAGCCATAGTGGACCTCGAATCAAAAAGATGCACATGTCGagtttttgatattgatagaatCCCATGTGCTCATGCCATCGCAGCTAGTTGGTTAGCGAATATTGATCTATATGATATGTCTTCACAGTACTGTTCTACAATGTCATGGTGCATGGCTTACTCAGAGACTGTGTATCCCGTTCCAGATGAAAATGAATGGCCACGCAACATTAATTTTCCATTGGTGTTGCCTCCTTTGCTAGAGAAGAGAGTTGGCAGAAGAAAACAAATCAGATTTCTTTCGATTGGTGAATTCAGCAAGAGATAG
- the LOC140838814 gene encoding derlin-2.2-like: MSKKTAEKITFPICVCIRETRYYNSILLKEIFHCVENSTFPLNFVVFDFVGDLGDGFCGFDYLIGDIGGNRMAQAVEEWYKQMPIITRSYLTAAIVTTIGCSLDIISPYDLYLNPKLVVKQYQIWRVFTNFLYFRKMDLDFLFHMFFLARYCKLLEENSFRGRTADFFYMLLFGASVLTGIVLIGGMIPYVSESFAKIIFLSNSLTFMMVYVWSKQNPFIHMSFLGLFTFTAAYLPWVLLGFSVLVGASAWVDLLGMIAGHAYYFLQDVYPRMTGRRPLRTPGFIRSLFADEPVVAARPADIRFAAPPEDVRQN; this comes from the exons ATGTCGAAGAAAACTGCAGAGAAAATTACATTTCCAATCTGTGTATGTATTCGTGAAACCAGATATTACAATTCGATATTATTGAAAGAAATTTTCCACTGTGTCGAAAATTCTACGTTTCCTCTCAATTTTGTGGTATTTGATTTCGTTGGAGATTTGGGTGATGGTTTTTGTGGTTTTGATTATTTGATTGGGGATATTGGAGGAAATAGAATGGCGCAAGCCGTGGAAGAGTGGTACAAACAGATGCCAATAATTACGCGGTCTTACCTCACAGCTGCAATTGTTACCACGATTGGTTGCTCTCTCGAT ATAATATCCCCTTATGACTTGTACTTGAATCCCAAGCTCGTGGTGAAACAATACCAAATATGGCGCGTCTTTACCAATTTCTTGTATTTTCGCAAAATGG ACTTGGACTTTTTGTTCCACATGTTCTTTCTTGCTCGGTATTGCAAGCTTCTTGAAGAGAATTCCTTCCGTGGGAGGACCGCTGATTTCTTCTATATGCTGTTGTTTGGTGCGTCAGTTTTGACTGGCATCGTTCTTATTGGGGGAATGATTCCTTATGTCTCAGAGTCATTTGCAAAGATCATCTTCCTTAGCAACTCGCTCACATTTATGATG GTATATGTATGGAGCAAGCAGAATCCCTTCATTCACATGAGCTTTTTGGGTCTATTTACTTTCACAGCAGCCTATTTACCATGG GTCCTTCTTGGGTTTTCTGTCCTCGTCGGCGCCAGTGCTTGGGTTGATCTATTG GGTATGATAGCTGGTCATGCGTACTATTTTCTTCAAGATGTGTACCCGAGAATGACTGGTCGGAGACCCCTGAGAACTCCAGGTTTTATCAGATCATTATTTGCCGATGAACCTGTAGTGGCAGCCAGGCCTGCTGATATAAGATTTGCTGCTCCACCGGAGGATGTCCGACAGAATTGA
- the LOC140838968 gene encoding uncharacterized protein — MASKTGCRLSYSTTVLNGQTRGTVDAAAGGTIFAKSPEQAYDLLEQMTINSYQWPSERAGVKRTAGVYAVDPITPLTAQVSALTTQIAAMNKVSTSDIEGPSLVTEELSTPEEAQYINNRNQGGYGGYKGNPPPNTYHPGLRNHENFSYANNKNVLNPPLGFNTSKGEGKPSLEDLIGTFVAESGKRMLANALKDQNKGQFPSNTEVNPKEQCKAVTLRSGKDLEIHSPKERVDSEKTVEESEPEGSTSEIKVEPLPVYKPTLPYPQRFKKKNLDDQFAKFLEIFKKIHINIPFADALEQMPNYAKFIKDVMSKKRKLQEFETVKLTEECRASINLMPFSIFRKLELGEVKPTTITLQLADRNMEEDHDAPLIFGRPFLATGRALIDVQKGELTLRVGGEEVMFNIYHAMKGSNEE, encoded by the exons ATGGCTTCGAAGACTGGGTGCAGATTGAGTTATTCTACAACGGTTCTAAATGGGCAAACAAGAGGAACAGTGGATgctgcagctggtggcacgatctttgccaaatctcctgAGCAAGCTTATGACTTGCTCGAACAGATGACGATAAACAGCTACCAGTGGCCGTCGGAAAGGGCAGGAGTAAAAAGGACAGCTGGAGTTTACGCGGTGGATCCTATTACGCCACTCACTGCGCAGGTATCTGCATTGACCACTCAAATAGCCGCGATGAACAAAGTGAGTACATCTGACATCGAGGGTCCATCGTTGGTTACTGAGGAACTATCCACCCCTGAAGAAGCACAGTATATCAACAACAGAAATCAGGGTGGATATGGAGGATATaaaggtaaccctccccctaacacttatcatcctggatTAAGAAATCACGAAAACTTTTCTTACGCAAACAAtaaaaatgtgttgaatcctccactggggttcaatacatcaaagggggaggGAAAGCCTTCATTGGAAGATTTGATAGGTACATTCGTTGCTGAGTCTGGAAAAAGGATG TTGGCCAACGCTCTAAAAGATCAGAACAAGGGGCAATTTCCCAGTAACACAGAGGTGAACCCAAAAGAGCAGTGCAAGGCTGTCACTTTGAGGAGTGGGAAGGACTTAGAGATACACAGTCCCAAAGAGAGAGTGGAcagtgagaagacagttgaagaaaGTGAACCGGAGGGATCCACGTCTGAAATCAAAGTTGAACCACTTCCAGTGTATAAGCCGACTCTACCCTACCCTCAGAGATTCAAGAAGAAGAATTTAGATGATCAGTTTGCAAAGTTCTTGGAAATTTTCAAAAAGATACACATCAACATACCATTCGCTGATGCTTTGGAGCAAATGCcgaattatgcaaagtttattaaagatgtgatgtctaaaAAGAGGAAGCTGCAAGAGTTTGAAACAGTGAAGCTTACTGAGGAGTGCA gagcaagtattaatttgatgccatTTTCTATTTTCAGGAAATTGGAGCTTGGAGAAGTTAAACCAACTACTATCACCCTACAGCTTGCAGACAGAA atatggaagaagatcatgATGCTCCATTGATCTTTGGGAGACCATTCTTGGCGACTGGAAGGGCATTGATTGATGTTCAAAAGGGTGAACTCACCTTGAGAGTTGGTGGAGAAGAAGTTATGTTTAACATCTATCACGCCATGAAGGGATCGAATGAG GAATGA